A single Silvibacterium dinghuense DNA region contains:
- a CDS encoding KdsC family phosphatase, with the protein MTDTVIDPALHERARRIKLFLMDVDGTLTDGGVCLIAHPDGTGLAEMKVFNSADGAGLKLAHIMGIKTGFITGRKSPAVQQRAKELLVSYVYLGQATKTQAFEECMADAGVTADEVAYMGDDLPDLPVMQRVGLAVAVSNAVPEVKAAAHYITGLGGGKGSAREVIELILKSQGRWEEAIPKALA; encoded by the coding sequence ATGACCGATACTGTGATCGATCCGGCGCTTCACGAGCGCGCGCGACGCATCAAGCTCTTCCTCATGGACGTCGACGGCACGCTTACCGATGGCGGTGTCTGCCTCATCGCTCACCCGGATGGCACCGGCCTCGCCGAAATGAAAGTCTTCAACTCCGCGGACGGCGCCGGTCTCAAACTCGCCCATATCATGGGCATCAAGACCGGCTTCATCACCGGCCGCAAATCTCCTGCCGTGCAACAAAGGGCCAAGGAGCTGCTCGTCAGTTACGTCTATCTCGGACAGGCCACCAAGACCCAGGCCTTCGAAGAGTGCATGGCAGATGCAGGCGTGACTGCGGATGAGGTCGCATACATGGGCGACGACCTGCCCGATCTCCCCGTCATGCAGCGCGTCGGCCTGGCTGTTGCAGTCTCGAACGCTGTTCCCGAGGTCAAGGCCGCAGCCCACTACATCACCGGACTTGGCGGCGGCAAAGGCTCAGCCCGCGAAGTTATCGAGCTTATCCTAAAGTCCCAGGGCCGCTGGGAAGAAGCCATCCCCAAAGCCCTCGCATAG